A single window of Flavobacterium sp. 140616W15 DNA harbors:
- the kdpB gene encoding potassium-transporting ATPase subunit KdpB: MTNNKSNSLFESKQVKDALVQSFVKLNPKLMIKNPVMFTVEIGTAIMLAVCISILMGAQDQGSFAYNLIVFLILLATLLFANFAEAIAEARGKAQADSLRKTREETPAKQILANGEIKNISSSELKKGDVFVCEAGDLIATDGEIIEGLATIDESAITGESAPVIREAGGDKSSVTGGTKVLSDKIKVIVTSEPGESFLDKMIALVEGASRQKTPNEIALTILLAAFTLIFVIVCVTLKPFADYANAPITIAAFISLFVCLIPTTIGGLLSAIGIAGMDRALRANVITKSGKAVETAGDIDVLLLDKTGTITIGNRKATNFYPAEGVSEKDFIESAVLSSLADDTPEGKSIIELSKTLDVTGKMEAAISLLTDNISQTIKFTAETRTSGVVLKDGTNIRKGAQDAAKNIALQAGNTFPADTAQKVIDISSKGGTPLIVIKNSHVQGVIELQDIIKTGMKERFDRLRKMGVKTVMVTGDNPLTAKFIAEAAGVDDFIAEAKPEDKMNYIKNEQQMGKLVAMMGDGTNDAPALAQADVGVAMNSGTQAAKEAGNMVDLDNDPTKLIEVIEIGKQLLMTRGTLTTFSIANDVAKYFAIVPALFITAIPALEGLNIMHLHSPESAILSAVIFNAIIIPILIPLALRGVDYKPIGASAILKRNLLIYGLGGLIIPFIGIKLIDLVVALFM, translated from the coding sequence ATGACTAACAATAAATCCAATTCATTGTTTGAAAGTAAGCAGGTAAAAGATGCCTTGGTGCAATCTTTTGTGAAGCTTAATCCAAAATTGATGATTAAAAATCCGGTAATGTTTACCGTAGAAATAGGAACTGCCATTATGCTTGCCGTTTGTATTTCCATATTAATGGGAGCACAGGACCAAGGTAGTTTTGCTTATAATTTAATTGTATTTTTAATTTTACTAGCAACTCTTTTGTTTGCCAATTTCGCCGAAGCTATTGCCGAAGCAAGAGGTAAAGCGCAAGCGGATAGTTTAAGAAAAACACGAGAAGAAACGCCTGCAAAACAAATCCTGGCTAATGGTGAAATTAAAAACATTAGTTCTTCGGAATTAAAAAAAGGAGATGTTTTTGTTTGTGAGGCAGGAGATTTAATTGCAACTGATGGTGAAATCATCGAAGGTTTGGCTACAATTGACGAAAGTGCGATTACTGGAGAAAGTGCTCCTGTAATTCGAGAAGCTGGTGGAGATAAATCATCAGTAACTGGAGGTACAAAAGTATTGTCGGATAAGATTAAAGTAATTGTAACCTCTGAACCGGGAGAAAGTTTTCTTGATAAAATGATTGCTTTAGTAGAAGGAGCAAGTCGTCAGAAAACTCCAAATGAAATAGCTCTAACTATTTTACTAGCGGCATTTACTCTAATCTTTGTAATTGTTTGTGTTACCTTAAAACCATTTGCTGATTATGCCAACGCACCAATAACAATTGCTGCTTTTATTTCTCTTTTTGTATGCTTAATTCCAACGACAATTGGAGGTTTACTTTCAGCAATCGGAATTGCAGGTATGGACAGAGCATTGCGTGCCAATGTAATTACAAAATCTGGAAAAGCGGTAGAAACTGCTGGAGATATTGATGTATTGCTTTTGGATAAAACAGGAACAATTACAATAGGAAACAGAAAAGCTACTAATTTTTATCCTGCTGAGGGTGTTTCAGAAAAAGATTTTATTGAATCGGCTGTATTAAGTTCTCTTGCTGACGATACTCCAGAAGGAAAAAGTATTATCGAACTAAGTAAAACGTTAGATGTGACAGGAAAAATGGAAGCTGCTATCTCACTTCTTACTGATAACATTTCACAAACTATCAAGTTTACTGCTGAAACCAGAACGAGTGGTGTTGTTTTAAAAGATGGAACCAATATAAGAAAAGGAGCTCAGGATGCTGCGAAAAACATTGCACTTCAAGCAGGGAATACTTTTCCAGCAGATACAGCTCAAAAAGTAATTGATATTTCTTCTAAAGGAGGAACGCCATTGATAGTTATAAAGAATAGTCATGTGCAAGGTGTTATTGAATTACAGGATATTATAAAAACAGGAATGAAAGAACGTTTTGACCGTTTGAGAAAAATGGGTGTAAAAACGGTTATGGTTACTGGAGATAATCCTCTTACAGCTAAGTTTATTGCTGAAGCTGCAGGTGTTGATGATTTTATTGCTGAAGCAAAGCCTGAAGATAAAATGAACTACATTAAGAATGAACAACAAATGGGTAAACTCGTTGCAATGATGGGTGATGGTACTAATGATGCTCCCGCTCTTGCTCAAGCTGATGTAGGTGTTGCAATGAATAGTGGAACTCAAGCAGCTAAGGAAGCTGGAAACATGGTTGATCTTGATAATGACCCAACTAAGTTAATTGAGGTTATTGAAATTGGAAAACAGTTGTTAATGACTAGAGGAACGCTTACTACTTTCTCTATTGCGAATGACGTAGCGAAATATTTTGCAATTGTTCCTGCACTTTTTATCACTGCAATTCCAGCTCTTGAAGGATTGAATATCATGCATTTGCATAGTCCTGAAAGCGCCATTTTATCGGCTGTAATCTTTAATGCAATTATCATTCCGATACTAATTCCTCTAGCATTGAGAGGTGTTGATTATAAACCAATCGGAGCGAGTGCCATCCTAAAACGAAACTTATTGATATATGGTTTAGGTGGATTAATTATTCCTTTTATTGGTATTAAATTAATTGATTTGGTTGTAGCTCTTTTTATGTAA
- a CDS encoding four helix bundle protein, with translation MKPHKNLNSWIKSFEFVKEIYLVTNQFPSDEKFGITSQIRRAAVSVPVNIAEGAARKGLKEFNHFLHISLGSLSELDTLILLSKELNFIDNENCEQLIRKLDIIGKLIYGLIKNLESRLQNQ, from the coding sequence ATGAAGCCACATAAAAATTTGAATTCTTGGATTAAAAGTTTTGAATTTGTCAAAGAAATTTATTTAGTTACAAATCAATTTCCATCTGATGAAAAATTTGGAATAACATCTCAAATCAGAAGAGCTGCTGTTTCTGTCCCAGTAAATATTGCCGAAGGAGCTGCTAGAAAAGGGCTAAAAGAATTTAACCATTTTTTGCATATTTCGCTAGGCTCACTATCAGAACTTGACACATTAATTTTACTGAGTAAAGAATTAAACTTTATCGACAATGAAAACTGTGAACAACTGATTAGAAAATTAGACATCATAGGAAAACTTATTTATGGATTAATTAAAAATCTTGAAAGTAGGTTGCAAAATCAGTAA
- the kdpA gene encoding potassium-transporting ATPase subunit KdpA: protein MNTELFGIIGIFILTIVLAIPLGKYIAKVYLGDKTLFDPIFNPIEKLIFKISGINSTQEMNWKQHLKALLSINMVWFFLCFFILLFQGSLFLNPDNNPSMSPDLAFNTAISFLVNCNLQHYSGESGVSYLSQMFLMFLQFVSAGVGLAAAAMVFTAMKERTTDKLGNFYNYFIKSCTRILLPLSAIVATALVFSGSPMTFEGKDAITTLQGDNVEVSRGPAATFIAIKHIGTNGGGFFGANSAHPLENPSYFSNAVELWAQLIVPFAMIFALGFYLKKRKFSYVIFGVMTIGFLLLVIPTVTSEINGNPAIERMGIAQATGAMEGKEVRFGPAISGFWSIATTVISTGSVNSMHDSSMPISGAMELLAMMVNAFYGGCGVGILNFYVFIILAVFISGLMVGRTPEFLGKKIEAREVKIAAFIAILHPLLILSGTALASYFAANDTAMGFWFSGNATGWLNNPGNHGFSEMLYEYTSSAANNGSGFEGLGDNNPFWNITTGIVLLLSRFIPIIGPLAIAGLLANKKYIPESAGTLKTDTSIFGVMVFAVIAIIAALSFFPALALGPLAEYFSM, encoded by the coding sequence ATGAATACAGAATTATTTGGCATCATCGGTATTTTTATCCTAACGATAGTTTTAGCCATTCCTTTAGGGAAATATATTGCTAAAGTCTATTTGGGCGATAAAACACTATTTGATCCGATTTTCAATCCAATTGAAAAACTTATTTTTAAAATCAGTGGAATTAATTCCACCCAGGAAATGAACTGGAAACAACACTTAAAAGCTCTTTTAAGTATAAATATGGTTTGGTTTTTTCTTTGCTTTTTTATCTTATTGTTTCAAGGGTCATTATTTTTAAACCCCGATAACAATCCATCGATGAGTCCAGATTTAGCATTTAATACAGCTATTTCGTTTCTTGTAAATTGTAATTTACAACATTACTCGGGTGAAAGCGGTGTATCTTATTTATCACAAATGTTCTTGATGTTCTTGCAATTTGTCTCGGCTGGTGTCGGACTGGCTGCTGCCGCAATGGTTTTTACGGCCATGAAAGAGAGAACTACAGATAAGCTAGGTAACTTTTATAATTACTTTATAAAAAGTTGTACTCGTATTTTATTACCACTTTCTGCTATTGTAGCTACTGCTCTTGTATTTAGCGGTTCTCCGATGACTTTTGAGGGTAAAGATGCAATCACTACTTTACAAGGTGATAATGTGGAGGTTTCTCGCGGACCAGCTGCTACTTTTATTGCTATAAAACATATTGGTACAAATGGTGGTGGATTTTTTGGAGCTAACTCAGCTCATCCATTAGAGAATCCTAGTTATTTTTCGAATGCTGTCGAATTATGGGCTCAATTAATTGTTCCGTTTGCAATGATTTTTGCTTTAGGTTTTTATTTAAAGAAAAGAAAATTTTCATATGTAATTTTTGGAGTAATGACGATCGGATTCTTACTTCTGGTTATCCCAACGGTTACGAGCGAAATTAATGGGAATCCTGCTATCGAAAGAATGGGAATTGCTCAAGCAACAGGAGCCATGGAAGGTAAGGAGGTTCGTTTTGGACCAGCTATTTCAGGATTCTGGAGTATTGCCACAACAGTAATTTCTACAGGTTCAGTTAATAGCATGCACGATAGCTCGATGCCTATTTCGGGTGCTATGGAATTACTTGCTATGATGGTCAATGCTTTTTATGGTGGTTGTGGTGTTGGTATCCTTAACTTTTATGTTTTTATTATTCTGGCAGTATTTATTTCTGGATTAATGGTGGGTCGAACTCCTGAATTTTTAGGTAAGAAAATCGAAGCTCGGGAGGTTAAAATTGCTGCTTTTATTGCTATTCTTCATCCTTTATTGATACTATCAGGAACGGCTTTGGCCTCTTATTTTGCTGCTAATGATACTGCAATGGGATTTTGGTTTAGCGGTAATGCAACGGGTTGGTTAAATAATCCAGGGAATCATGGATTTTCGGAAATGTTATATGAATATACCTCGAGTGCTGCAAATAATGGTTCTGGCTTTGAAGGTTTAGGAGATAACAATCCTTTCTGGAATATTACTACTGGTATAGTATTGTTGTTGAGCCGTTTTATTCCTATAATCGGGCCATTGGCTATTGCTGGATTACTTGCTAATAAAAAATATATCCCTGAAAGTGCTGGAACTTTAAAAACGGATACTTCTATTTTTGGAGTTATGGTTTTTGCTGTAATTGCAATTATCGCTGCCTTATCATTCTTCCCAGCGTTGGCTTTAGGTCCATTGGCAGAATATTTTTCGATGTAA
- the kdpF gene encoding K(+)-transporting ATPase subunit F: protein MTALFIIALAVFGYLIYVLIKPEKF, encoded by the coding sequence ATGACTGCATTATTTATTATTGCCCTTGCTGTTTTTGGCTATTTGATTTATGTATTAATCAAACCCGAAAAATTTTAA
- a CDS encoding sigma-54 dependent transcriptional regulator, with amino-acid sequence MLKKTLIIDDEEKLRNLLARIIRSEGFEVFEAPDLKSGYKKLEQNDIDVVLCDVKLPDGNGVDFLQKIKSAFPLTEVILLTAFGNIPDGVQAMKNGAFDYIVKGDDNDKIIPLLYKALEKVQLQKKVKQLEKRISDKYSFDNIIGKSKGLEQVIDLARRVSKTDSTVLLTGETGTGKEVFAQSIHENSNRVGKSFVALNCSTFSKEILESELFGHKQGAFTGAIKDKKGFIEEANGGTLFLDEIGEMPLELQAKLLRVLETNEYIQLGDTTPRKSNFRLIAATNRDLKTESEEHRFRSDLYFRLNIFEIKIPSLRERVKDIEPLAHYYVKQFSDKTNKKALSIDEGFMQKMESYQWPGNVRELKNVIERSVILVNGDVLTLDVLPYEMQHQVDKSSKIVSAFSMQSIEKLHIQKVLNYTKGNKAEAARLLEIGVATLYRKLDEYNIH; translated from the coding sequence ATTTTGAAAAAGACACTTATTATTGACGATGAAGAAAAATTACGTAATCTTCTCGCTAGAATCATACGCTCAGAAGGTTTCGAAGTCTTTGAAGCACCAGATTTAAAATCGGGTTATAAGAAATTGGAACAAAATGATATTGATGTTGTGCTTTGTGATGTTAAGCTTCCTGATGGAAATGGTGTTGATTTTCTTCAAAAGATAAAATCGGCTTTTCCACTTACAGAAGTTATTTTGTTAACTGCTTTTGGTAATATTCCTGATGGTGTTCAAGCCATGAAAAATGGCGCTTTCGATTATATTGTAAAAGGGGATGATAATGATAAAATTATTCCGCTTTTATATAAGGCTTTAGAGAAAGTACAATTACAGAAGAAAGTCAAACAACTCGAAAAACGTATTTCTGATAAATATTCATTTGATAATATTATTGGAAAATCAAAAGGATTGGAGCAAGTAATTGATTTGGCACGAAGAGTTTCTAAAACGGATTCGACTGTGCTTTTAACTGGTGAAACAGGAACAGGGAAAGAAGTTTTTGCACAGTCTATTCATGAAAATAGTAATAGAGTTGGAAAATCATTCGTGGCATTAAATTGCAGTACTTTTAGTAAAGAAATCCTTGAGAGTGAATTGTTCGGACATAAGCAAGGCGCCTTTACAGGTGCGATTAAAGATAAAAAAGGTTTTATAGAAGAAGCAAACGGAGGGACTTTATTTCTTGACGAAATAGGAGAAATGCCATTAGAATTGCAAGCGAAGTTATTACGTGTGCTAGAAACCAATGAATACATTCAGCTAGGGGACACTACTCCTCGAAAATCTAACTTTAGGTTGATTGCTGCAACTAATAGGGATTTAAAAACAGAAAGTGAAGAACATCGTTTTCGATCAGATTTATATTTTAGGTTGAATATATTTGAAATTAAAATTCCGTCTTTGCGCGAAAGAGTAAAAGATATCGAACCATTGGCACATTATTATGTAAAACAATTTTCGGATAAAACCAATAAAAAAGCGTTGTCTATAGATGAAGGTTTCATGCAAAAAATGGAATCATATCAATGGCCAGGAAATGTTCGTGAATTAAAAAACGTTATAGAACGTTCTGTTATTTTGGTAAATGGTGATGTTTTAACTTTGGATGTTTTGCCTTATGAAATGCAACATCAAGTGGATAAAAGTAGCAAAATAGTTTCTGCATTTTCAATGCAGAGCATCGAAAAACTTCATATTCAGAAAGTACTTAATTATACTAAAGGAAATAAAGCAGAAGCAGCACGATTACTAGAAATAGGAGTTGCAACTCTTTATCGGAAATTAGACGAATATAACATTCATTAG
- the panB gene encoding 3-methyl-2-oxobutanoate hydroxymethyltransferase, producing MSVAKKDYKRITTKSLIEMKANGQKISMLTAYDYTMAKIVDTAGIDVILVGDSASNVMAGHETTLPITLDQMIYHASSVVRAIERALVVVDLPFGSYQSDPKEALRSAIRIMKESGGHAVKLEGGKEIKESIKKILNAGIPVMGHLGLTPQSIYKFGTYTVRAKEEDEAEKLIADAKMLEKIGCFALVLEKIPAHLAQKVAESISIPVIGIGAGGQVDGQVLVIHDMLGMNNEFSPRFLRRYMNLYEGMTTAISQYVDDVKSGDFPNTSEQY from the coding sequence ATGTCTGTAGCAAAAAAAGATTATAAAAGAATTACGACTAAATCATTAATTGAAATGAAAGCCAATGGGCAAAAAATTTCAATGCTTACGGCTTACGATTACACCATGGCCAAAATTGTTGATACTGCTGGAATTGATGTAATTCTTGTTGGAGACTCGGCTTCAAATGTAATGGCAGGTCATGAAACTACATTACCAATTACTTTGGATCAAATGATATATCATGCATCATCTGTAGTAAGAGCTATCGAAAGAGCTTTGGTAGTTGTTGATTTACCTTTTGGAAGCTACCAATCGGATCCAAAAGAAGCTTTACGTTCTGCTATCAGAATCATGAAAGAAAGCGGTGGTCATGCTGTAAAACTAGAAGGAGGAAAAGAAATTAAAGAATCTATAAAAAAGATATTAAACGCTGGAATTCCTGTTATGGGACACTTAGGTTTAACACCACAATCAATATATAAATTCGGAACATACACTGTTCGTGCAAAAGAAGAGGATGAAGCCGAAAAACTAATTGCTGATGCAAAAATGCTAGAAAAAATTGGTTGTTTTGCTTTGGTTCTTGAAAAAATCCCTGCACATTTAGCTCAAAAGGTTGCCGAAAGTATCTCAATCCCAGTTATCGGAATTGGAGCTGGTGGTCAAGTAGATGGTCAAGTTCTTGTAATTCACGATATGCTAGGAATGAACAATGAGTTTAGTCCACGTTTCTTAAGACGCTACATGAATTTGTACGAAGGAATGACTACAGCAATTAGCCAATATGTAGATGATGTGAAATCAGGAGATTTCCCTAATACTAGTGAGCAATACTAA
- a CDS encoding four helix bundle protein yields the protein MHQFKQLGIWKKSRLLCSKIYNITATFPSEEKFGITNQLRRASVSIPSNIAEGSSRNSNKDFARFLEIAIGSAYEVETQLLISSDLGFITEENTIELANLLEEIIKMTSRFRATLL from the coding sequence ATGCATCAATTTAAACAACTAGGAATATGGAAAAAGAGCAGATTACTTTGTTCTAAAATTTATAATATCACCGCTACATTTCCTAGTGAAGAAAAATTCGGAATCACAAATCAACTCAGAAGAGCATCAGTTTCAATTCCATCCAATATTGCCGAAGGTTCATCAAGAAACTCTAATAAAGATTTTGCACGATTTTTAGAAATTGCCATTGGATCTGCTTATGAAGTAGAAACACAGCTTCTAATCTCGTCAGATTTAGGATTTATTACAGAAGAAAACACAATTGAATTAGCCAATTTATTGGAAGAAATTATTAAAATGACATCACGGTTTAGAGCTACTTTATTATAA
- a CDS encoding RluA family pseudouridine synthase → MKIISTKDNLQVLHEDNHIIVVNKRVGDIVQGDKTGDKPLSDVVKEYIKDKYNKPGDVFLGVIHRLDRPTTGIVVFARTSKALTRMNELFSNRETQKTYWAVVKNKPLEASAKLVHYLKRNEKNNTSKAHLKEVPDSKLASLDYTVFKELQNYVALEINLHTGRHHQIRAQLSAIGSPIKGDLKYGFDRSNPDGGIHLHARKLTFIHPVTKEPLTIIAPTPDEVIWNAL, encoded by the coding sequence ATGAAAATCATTTCAACCAAAGATAATCTCCAAGTTCTCCACGAAGACAATCACATCATTGTTGTAAATAAACGCGTAGGCGATATTGTACAAGGTGATAAAACGGGTGACAAACCACTATCTGATGTTGTAAAAGAATACATAAAAGACAAATATAATAAACCTGGTGACGTATTTTTAGGCGTGATACATCGTTTGGATCGTCCTACAACTGGGATAGTTGTTTTTGCAAGAACAAGCAAAGCATTAACGCGTATGAATGAATTATTTAGCAATCGTGAAACTCAAAAAACCTATTGGGCAGTTGTTAAAAATAAACCGTTGGAAGCAAGTGCTAAATTGGTTCATTATTTAAAACGAAACGAAAAAAACAATACTTCAAAAGCGCATCTAAAAGAAGTTCCAGATAGCAAACTAGCCAGTTTGGATTATACGGTTTTTAAAGAACTTCAGAATTATGTAGCGCTAGAAATCAATTTACATACAGGCAGACATCACCAAATTAGAGCACAACTTTCGGCAATTGGATCACCTATCAAAGGAGATTTAAAATACGGTTTTGACCGAAGTAATCCTGATGGAGGAATTCATCTTCATGCCAGAAAATTAACCTTCATACATCCAGTAACAAAAGAACCACTTACCATTATTGCTCCTACTCCAGATGAAGTAATATGGAATGCTTTATGA
- a CDS encoding aldehyde dehydrogenase — MDYKNDIGYRKETLKKLLFNIQKSEDLIIKALHNDFKKPAFEAVLTETNYVISELKDTIKNIQNWAKPQRILPSILNFPSTDYIYKEPYGKVLILAPWNYPFQLALCPLISAVAAGNKVILKPSELTPKTAEIITEIIQKTFHINHVEVVQGGVDVSQKLLEKRWDYIFFTGSVAVGKIVAKAAAENLTPVTLELGGKNPCIIDETANLKLAAKRIVWGKFINAGQTCIAPDYILIHKDMKVHFIGYLKDEITKAYGNNPQESPDFARIINTKNWVRLDSMIEQKKVVFGGQTDAKNLYIAPTLIDEPSIESAIMQEEIFGPILPILTYKTEADIKNSIDQYEKPLALYVFSENRNFTKKIIARYSFGGGCINDTIVHFSNKRLPFGGVGHSGIGAYHGKLSFDIFSHHKSIVKKANWLDLPMRYAPYKDKLATIKRLLDWM; from the coding sequence ATGGACTATAAAAATGACATCGGTTACAGAAAAGAGACGCTTAAAAAACTATTATTCAACATACAAAAAAGCGAAGATTTAATTATTAAAGCCCTCCATAATGATTTCAAGAAACCTGCTTTTGAAGCTGTTTTAACTGAAACTAATTATGTTATTTCTGAACTAAAAGATACCATAAAAAACATTCAAAATTGGGCAAAACCACAACGAATACTCCCATCAATACTTAACTTCCCTTCTACAGATTATATCTATAAAGAACCTTACGGAAAAGTATTAATTCTTGCTCCTTGGAACTATCCTTTTCAACTGGCATTATGCCCCTTAATTTCGGCTGTAGCGGCAGGAAACAAGGTTATTTTAAAGCCTTCTGAACTGACTCCAAAAACAGCAGAAATAATAACCGAAATCATCCAAAAAACATTCCACATCAATCATGTCGAAGTGGTACAAGGAGGAGTCGATGTTTCGCAAAAACTTTTAGAGAAGCGCTGGGATTATATATTTTTTACAGGAAGTGTAGCTGTTGGAAAAATTGTTGCAAAAGCTGCCGCTGAGAATCTTACTCCAGTTACACTAGAACTTGGAGGTAAAAACCCATGCATTATTGATGAAACTGCGAATTTAAAATTGGCTGCTAAAAGAATTGTCTGGGGTAAATTTATTAATGCTGGACAAACCTGTATTGCCCCCGATTACATTTTAATTCATAAGGACATGAAAGTTCATTTTATAGGATATCTAAAAGATGAAATCACCAAAGCTTATGGTAACAACCCACAAGAATCACCCGATTTTGCAAGAATAATTAACACCAAAAACTGGGTTCGATTAGATAGCATGATTGAGCAAAAAAAAGTTGTTTTTGGAGGACAAACTGATGCTAAAAATCTTTATATTGCCCCTACACTTATTGACGAGCCAAGCATCGAAAGTGCCATCATGCAAGAAGAAATTTTCGGTCCAATATTACCTATACTCACATACAAAACCGAGGCTGATATAAAAAATAGCATTGATCAATACGAAAAACCTTTAGCCTTATATGTGTTTAGTGAAAATCGAAATTTCACAAAAAAAATAATTGCCCGTTATTCATTTGGTGGAGGATGTATTAATGATACAATTGTACATTTTTCTAATAAAAGACTTCCGTTTGGAGGCGTAGGACATAGTGGTATTGGAGCTTATCATGGAAAATTAAGTTTTGATATTTTCTCGCACCATAAAAGCATTGTAAAAAAAGCAAACTGGCTCGACTTACCTATGCGGTATGCTCCATATAAAGACAAATTGGCTACGATCAAAAGATTATTAGATTGGATGTAA